Sequence from the [Bacteroides] pectinophilus genome:
CAATACTGCTTTTTCTTCTACCTGTTCCGTAGAACTTTGCCTTAGCTTTGCTTGTTCTAGCCAATGTTATATCCTCCTTATTCGTTCCTTAATTAAAATGTCAGTACTTCCGGCTTCTGTGCAGCCTGCTCATGCTCTGGGCCTGCGTATACGTGAAGCTTCTTGAACATTTCTCTACCTAAAGGTCCCTTTGGAAGCATACCCTTAACTGCAAGTTCGATAACTCTCTCAGGCTTCTTTGCCATCATTTCCTTAAGTGTAGTCTCTTTCATTCCGCCTACATAATCTGAATGGCTGTAATAGATCTTCTGATCCATCTTCTTACCTGTAACCTTAATCTTATCTGCATTAATAACGATTACATAATCGCCTGTATCAATATTAGGTGTATAAGTTGGCTTGTGCTTTCCTCTAAGAACTGCTGCCACCTGAGATGACAGACGACCTAATGTATACTGAGAAGCGTCAACCACATACCATTTTCTTTCAATTGTTGATGGACTAGCCACAAAACTCTTCATCGGTTTTCCTCCTGATAATTTTAAAAAGTAACTGTTGTTTTTATGATTAAATGCTTATCCGGGGCTAATGGCTAAGCACCTATCTAACTGAATATAATTAT
This genomic interval carries:
- the rplM gene encoding 50S ribosomal protein L13, with protein sequence MKSFVASPSTIERKWYVVDASQYTLGRLSSQVAAVLRGKHKPTYTPNIDTGDYVIVINADKIKVTGKKMDQKIYYSHSDYVGGMKETTLKEMMAKKPERVIELAVKGMLPKGPLGREMFKKLHVYAGPEHEQAAQKPEVLTF